A region of Dioscorea cayenensis subsp. rotundata cultivar TDr96_F1 chromosome 5, TDr96_F1_v2_PseudoChromosome.rev07_lg8_w22 25.fasta, whole genome shotgun sequence DNA encodes the following proteins:
- the LOC120261163 gene encoding LOW QUALITY PROTEIN: heat shock 70 kDa protein 15-like (The sequence of the model RefSeq protein was modified relative to this genomic sequence to represent the inferred CDS: deleted 1 base in 1 codon) — translation MSVVGFDIGNENCIVAVARQRGIDVVLNEESKRETPAIVCFGEKQRFIGTAGAASLMMNPKNSISQIKRFIGKKFSDPELQSDLQLFPFLVTEGPDGFPLIHVRYLGEQRVFTPTQLLAMIFSNLKSIAEQNLKMPVVDCCIGIPVYFTDLQRRAVMDAATIAGLHPLRLFHETTATALAYGIYKTDLPENDQVNVAFVDIGHADMQVCIAGFKKGQLKILSHAHDRSLGGRDFDEVLFKYFAAKFKEEYKIDVYHNARACLRLRAACEKLKKVLSANPEAPLNIECLIDEKDVRGFIKREEFEQISVPILERVKEPLEKAITEAGLTQDNIHSVEVVGSGSRVPAIIRILTEFFCKEPRRTMNASECVARGCALECAILSPTFKVREFRVYDSFPFSVALSWKGSSSDSQNGAADKQHTTVVFPKGNPVPSTKALTFYRSGTFSVDVIYAEQDDLQAATLISTYTIGPFQSTKGDCAKIKVKVHLNLHGIVSVESATMLEEGVEVPVSAVKEPEKEAVKMDTDETANDSTTAQSDVNMQDDKNAEEGSGAGLENGVPGPEDKPVRMDTDAKAPKKKVKKTNVPVIESVYGSMLAADLQKAVEKEFEMVLQDRVMEETKDKKNAVEAFVYDMRNKLHDKYRDFVTQAEGEEFTAKLQEVENWLYEDGEDETKGVYVAKLEELKKQGDPIEERYNEFTERGPAIDQLTYCINSFREAALSYDPRFDHIDEAEKQKVIKECTAAEAWLREKKQKQDECPKHAPPVLLSAEVKRKAETLDRFCRPIMTKPKPPPAKPQTPPPTETSAESQASDEQQVKGDNEMGDQTATEADGEAASLSDQMETDKSEDANPLSPGT, via the exons ATGAGTGTAGTGGGGTTTGATATTGGCAATGAGAACTGTATTGTTGCGGTGGCGCGGCAGCGCGGCATTGATGTTGTTCTCAATGAAGAGTCTAAGCGTGAAACCCCCGCCATTGTTTGTTTTGGCGAGAAGCAGCGATTCATTGGCACTGCAGGGGCTGCTTCCTTGATGATGAACCCAAAGAACTCTATTTCTCAAATAAAGCGCTTCATTGGAAAGAAATTCTCTGACCCGGAGCTTCAGTCTGACTTGCAGTTATTTCCTTTTCTGGTGACTGAAGGGCCTGATGGGTTCCCTCTGATCCACGTGAGGTATCTTGGTGAGCAGAGGGTCTTCACACCCACTCAATTGCTTGCAATGATTTTTTCAAATCTTAAGAGCATAGCCGAGCAGAATCTTAAAATGCCAGTTGTGGATTGCTGCATTGGGATCCCAGTGTACTTCACTGACCTACAAAGAAGAGCTGTGATGGATGCTGCCACTATTGCAGGGCTACACCCTCTCAGGTTGTTTCATGAAACTACAGCAACGGCGTTGGCTTATGGAATTTATAAGACTGACTTGCCCGAGAATGATCAGGTCAATGTTGCCTTTGTTGACATTGGCCACGCGGATATGCAGGTCTGCATTGCTGGTTTCAAGAAGGGGCAGCTGAAGATTCTGTCTCATGCGCATGATCGGTCTCTTGGTGGTAGGGACTTTGATGAGGTTCTCTTCAAGTACTTTGCTGCAAAG TTCAAGGAAGAGTATAAGATTGATGTTTATCATAATGCTCGAGCCTGCCTCAGGCTCCGTGCTGCGTGTGAGAAGCTTAAGAAAGTATTGAGTGCAAACCCTGAGGCACCCCTGAATATTGAGTGCTTGATTGATGAAAAGGATGTTAGAGGTTTCATTAAGAGGGAGGAGTTTGAGCAGATAAGTGTCCCTATTTTGGAGCGGGTTAAGGAGCCACTGGAGAAGGCAATAACTGAGGCTGGATTGACTCAGGATAATATTCACTCAGTTGAAGTTGTTGGATCAGGGTCTCGTGTGCCAGCAATTATCAGGATATTGACAGAGTTCTTTTGTAAGGAACCTAGGCGTACTATGAATGCAAGTGAGTGCGTAGCTCGTGGTTGTGCTCTCGAGTGTGCCATTCTCAGCCCCACGTTCAAAGTGCGGGAATTTCGG GTCTATGATAGTTTTCCCTTCTCTGTTGCATTGTCTTGGAAAGGATCTTCCTCTGATTCACAGAATGGAGCAGCTGATAAGCAGCATACGACAGTAGTATTCCCCAAAGGGAACCCAGTACCTAGTACCAAAGCTCTTACCTTTTATAGATCTGGCACATTTTCAGTTGATGTTATTTATGCTGAACAGGATGATTTGCAAGCAGCAACGCTGATCAGCACATACACA ATTGGGCCTTTCCAATCCACTAAAGGGGACTGtgcaaaaattaaagtaaaagtCCACTTGAATCTCCATGGGATAGTTTCTGTTGAATCAGCAACT ATGTTGGAAGAAGGAGTTGAAGTTCCAGTATCAGCTGTGAAGGAGCCAGAGAAAGAAGCTGTGAAGATGGACACTGATGAGACTGCCAATGACTCCACTACTGCTCAAAGTGATGTGAATATGCAGGATGATAAGAATGCAGAAGAGGGTTCTGGTGCTGGGCTTGAAAATGGAGTGCCAGGTCCCGAAGACAAGCCTGTGCGGATGGACACAGATGCCAAG GCACCGAAGAAGAAAGTTAAGAAAACTAATGTTCCAGTTATAGAATCAGTCTATGGCAGCATGTTAGCTGCAGATTTGCAGAAGGCTGTGGAGAAGGAGTTTGAAATGGTCCTCCAAGATAGGGTGATGgaagaaacaaaagataagaagaatgCTGTTGAGGCGTTTGTTTATGATATGCGAAACAAG CTTCATGACAAATATCGTGACTTCGTAACACAAGCAGAGGGTGAAGAGTTCACTGCAAAATTGCAGGAGGTTGAGAATTGGCTTTATGAAGATGGTGAGGATGAAACCAAGGGTGTGTATGTTGCTAAGCTTGAAGAACTCAAAAAG CAAGGTGATCCTATTGAAGAGCGGTACAATGAGTTTACGGAGAGAGGGCCTGCCATTGATCAACTCACATATTGCATCAATAGTTTCAGAGAAGCAGCTTTGTCTTATGATCCAAGATTtgatcacattgatgaagctgaGAAGCAAAAG GTCATCAAAGAGTGCACAGCAGCAGAAGCATGGTTGAGGGAGAAAAAACAGAAGCAAGATGAATGTCCTAAACATGCACCCCCAGTTCTTCTTTCAGCTGAAGTGAAAAGAAAGGCTGAGACCCTGGATAG GTTCTGCAGGCCTATTATGACAAAGCCTAAACCTCCTCCAGCCAAGCCACAGACACCACCGCCAACTGAAACTTCGGCGGAATCACAAGCCAGTGATGAGCAGCAAGTTAAAGGCGATAATGAGATGGGGGATCAGACTGCAACTGAAGCTGATGGTGAGGCCGCATCGCTTTCTGATCAAATGGAGACAGATAAATCAGAGGATGCAAATCCTTTAAGCCCCGGCACATAA